The proteins below are encoded in one region of Holophagaceae bacterium:
- the upp gene encoding uracil phosphoribosyltransferase: MQILVLDHPLAHHKLALLRDRRTPVIHFRSLTEELGLLLAVEATRNLATETAEVETPLEKTSGRMLANHDPALVPVLRAGLGLVPPFLKLLPTAKVGHIGMYRDHATLKPVPYYRNFPPMLESRAVYLLDPMLATGGSASEAIQEVKDAGAKNITLVAVIAAPEGLARLEKDHPDLRVVVGAVDRGLNEHGYILPGLGDSGDRTYGTI, translated from the coding sequence ATGCAGATCCTAGTGCTCGACCATCCACTCGCGCATCACAAGCTCGCGCTCCTGCGGGACCGGCGCACGCCCGTGATCCACTTCCGTTCCCTCACTGAGGAACTGGGGCTCCTGCTGGCTGTGGAGGCCACGCGGAACCTGGCCACCGAAACCGCGGAGGTGGAAACCCCGCTCGAGAAGACGAGCGGCCGGATGCTCGCCAACCACGACCCGGCCCTCGTGCCGGTGCTCCGGGCGGGGCTCGGGTTGGTTCCACCATTTCTAAAGTTGCTGCCCACCGCCAAGGTCGGGCACATCGGCATGTACCGGGACCACGCGACGCTCAAGCCCGTGCCCTACTACCGGAACTTTCCGCCCATGCTCGAGTCCCGCGCGGTCTACCTGCTGGATCCCATGCTGGCGACCGGAGGCAGCGCCTCCGAGGCCATCCAGGAAGTGAAGGATGCCGGCGCGAAGAACATCACCCTGGTCGCCGTCATCGCAGCTCCCGAAGGCCTCGCGAGGCTGGAGAAGGACCACCCGGACCTCCGCGTCGTGGTCGGCGCCGTGGACCGGGGACTCAACGAGCACGGGTACATCCTTCCGGGCCTGGGCGATTCCGGCGACCGGACCTATGGGACGATCTAA